One segment of Gammaproteobacteria bacterium DNA contains the following:
- a CDS encoding MerR family transcriptional regulator — protein MIVNELARMSGVPPHVVRYYARIGLLEPVRDAHNGYKLFDEHDVARIRFVRQAKSLGCTLNEIRQILREADRGRSPCPQVRQIIQRHIRANRRRIEEAIELQKRMESAIRHWETMPDGMPDGHTVCHLIESFSGDIEHQDTRTDA, from the coding sequence CGTACCACCTCATGTGGTTCGCTATTACGCGCGGATCGGGCTACTGGAACCGGTCCGCGATGCGCATAACGGCTACAAGCTGTTCGACGAGCACGATGTCGCGCGTATTCGATTTGTTCGTCAGGCGAAGAGCCTCGGATGTACGTTGAACGAGATCCGACAGATCCTTCGCGAGGCGGATCGTGGTCGATCTCCCTGTCCTCAGGTGCGGCAGATCATTCAACGCCATATCAGGGCCAACCGCCGCAGGATCGAGGAGGCGATCGAGCTCCAGAAACGCATGGAGTCGGCGATCAGGCATTGGGAAACGATGCCAGATGGCATGCCCGACGGGCATACCGTTTGTCACCTGATCGAGAGTTTTTCCGGTGACATCGAGCATCAGGACACGCGCACAGATGCATAA